The following proteins come from a genomic window of Mycolicibacterium rufum:
- a CDS encoding PE-PPE domain-containing protein — translation MPELRLLEMSCFCCAMFDVGAICSCRADHGESAIASHRGDLMKTSIRKAGVACGTAFASIAIALSTATGAYASNTAVMIGGIKIPEINDIMMKPLLEYAFQDQTRVGVKWPAQAGPYSGKGDITLGASIAQGVPALDSAITAALAQLKPGEKVTVVGLSAGSLVVNEVLRDWVKTNELPDPKDVTFIVVEDSSRQKLINDVKYSSKFDYTYQPPPITPYDVIVITGEYDGMADMPDRPFNFLAIMNAMAGSIVVHVPVMYTTSMSELAALEGTKYYTEDTNIKGGTTKHYLVPTATLPLVQLMPWLKPKEAELKAKIDKGYSRNDPVTATAAKTAALAPAAEAATETATDPAGGSTGEEASSGQAQPAPKVDAQSRRDARAEARAEAKAKRAEIKAARAEARAAAKADAAAKREARKAAREEAKSGGDDAPSDGSGSSDSSGSSE, via the coding sequence TTGCCTGAATTGCGTTTATTGGAAATGTCGTGTTTTTGCTGCGCAATGTTTGACGTCGGCGCAATATGCTCTTGTCGCGCCGACCACGGCGAGTCGGCAATCGCTTCACATCGGGGAGATCTCATGAAAACCAGCATTCGGAAAGCCGGGGTTGCCTGCGGCACCGCTTTTGCCTCAATCGCCATAGCGCTGTCCACCGCCACGGGCGCGTACGCGAGCAACACGGCGGTGATGATCGGCGGCATCAAGATCCCAGAGATCAACGACATCATGATGAAGCCGTTGCTCGAGTACGCGTTCCAGGATCAGACTCGCGTGGGGGTGAAATGGCCCGCGCAGGCCGGCCCGTACTCCGGGAAGGGCGACATCACCCTCGGCGCCTCGATCGCGCAGGGCGTTCCGGCTCTCGATTCGGCGATCACCGCCGCGCTGGCCCAGCTGAAGCCTGGCGAGAAGGTCACGGTGGTCGGACTGTCTGCGGGATCGCTGGTGGTCAACGAGGTGCTGCGGGACTGGGTGAAGACCAACGAGCTGCCGGATCCGAAAGACGTCACCTTCATCGTGGTCGAGGACTCGAGCCGGCAGAAGCTGATCAACGACGTCAAGTACAGCTCCAAGTTCGACTACACCTACCAGCCGCCGCCGATCACGCCCTATGACGTCATCGTCATCACGGGCGAGTACGACGGGATGGCCGACATGCCCGACCGTCCGTTCAACTTCCTCGCGATCATGAACGCGATGGCCGGCTCGATCGTCGTCCACGTGCCGGTGATGTACACCACCAGCATGTCCGAGCTGGCGGCGCTGGAGGGCACGAAGTACTACACCGAGGACACCAACATCAAGGGCGGGACCACCAAGCACTACCTGGTGCCGACCGCGACACTGCCCCTGGTGCAGCTGATGCCGTGGCTCAAGCCCAAGGAGGCCGAGCTCAAGGCCAAGATCGACAAGGGCTACAGCCGCAACGATCCGGTGACGGCCACGGCCGCCAAGACCGCGGCGCTGGCTCCTGCCGCCGAGGCGGCGACCGAGACCGCCACGGACCCGGCGGGCGGCAGCACCGGCGAGGAGGCCTCGTCCGGCCAGGCGCAGCCGGCGCCCAAGGTCGACGCTCAGTCCCGCCGCGACGCACGCGCCGAGGCCAGGGCGGAAGCCAAGGCCAAGCGGGCTGAGATCAAGGCCGCCCGGGCCGAGGCGAGGGCAGCGGCGAAGGCGGACGCGGCCGCCAAGCGCGAGGCCAGGAAGGCCGCGCGCGAAGAAGCGAAGTCCGGCGGCGACGATGCGCCGTCCGACGGATCTGGGTCGTCTGACTCCTCCGGCTCCTCGGAGTAG
- a CDS encoding substrate-binding domain-containing protein, translating to MGRHSLPDPDDSRTPDDSIPPAESGTPDQSGDAHDFADDSPTDESQIERFDTPRTGGPQRSGGWDNGEWTGSHRAVTPGRRGISVSVIAALVAVVVIVGAVILWRFFGDALSSRSDTAAARCVEGEVAVAVVVDPAIAEPVSTLAQRYNDTAEPVGDKCVKVGVKSADAEQVFTGLTGDWPGDLGERPALWIPGSSASEARLEAKAGAQIVSDSRSLVSSPVVVAVSPRLKGAMGDQNWGTLPRLQTDPAALDGLGLQGWGGLRLALPLGEDSDASFLAAEAVAAAAAPSGAPPSAGLGAVSTLVAAAPKLDDTKASTALDALVGADDPASAPVHAVVTTEQRLFQRAASLPDAKSALASWLPPGPTAMADFPTVLLSGDWLAQEQISAASEFARFLRKPEQLAELAKAGFRVEGQQPPGNDVVDFAPVGAPLNLGDNALRATIADTLTTPAQSPTVTIMLDQSMPTDEGGKPRLTNVVDALKARLQVLPPDSGVGLWTFDGVSGRSEVSLGALSDQVDGRPRSAALTAALDGQTPSGGGAVSFTTLRLVYTDASAKYREGEKNSVLVITAGPHTDQSLGADGLRQYISGAFDPAKPVAVNVIDFGDDPDRSTWEAVAQTTGGSYQNVGSSADPALAAAIATLLG from the coding sequence ATGGGACGACATAGCCTCCCCGACCCCGACGACTCACGCACCCCGGACGACTCGATCCCCCCGGCGGAGTCCGGCACCCCGGACCAGTCCGGCGACGCGCACGACTTCGCCGACGACTCCCCCACCGACGAGTCGCAGATCGAACGATTCGACACCCCGCGCACCGGCGGGCCGCAGCGCAGCGGCGGGTGGGACAACGGCGAGTGGACCGGTAGCCACCGCGCCGTCACCCCGGGCCGGCGTGGGATCTCCGTCAGCGTCATCGCCGCGTTGGTCGCCGTCGTCGTGATCGTCGGCGCGGTGATCCTGTGGCGCTTCTTCGGCGACGCGTTGTCGAGCCGGTCCGACACCGCCGCGGCGCGCTGCGTGGAAGGCGAGGTGGCCGTCGCCGTCGTGGTCGACCCGGCGATCGCCGAACCCGTCAGCACCCTCGCGCAGCGCTACAACGACACCGCCGAGCCCGTCGGCGACAAGTGCGTGAAAGTCGGGGTGAAATCCGCGGACGCCGAACAGGTCTTCACCGGCCTGACCGGTGACTGGCCCGGCGATCTGGGCGAGCGCCCGGCACTGTGGATCCCCGGCAGCTCGGCCTCCGAGGCGCGACTGGAAGCCAAGGCCGGTGCGCAGATCGTCAGTGACAGCCGCTCACTGGTGAGCTCGCCCGTCGTCGTCGCCGTCTCCCCCCGCCTCAAAGGCGCGATGGGCGACCAGAACTGGGGCACGCTGCCCCGGTTGCAGACCGACCCCGCCGCGCTGGACGGGCTCGGACTGCAGGGTTGGGGCGGGCTCCGGCTCGCGCTGCCCCTCGGCGAGGACAGCGACGCCTCGTTCCTGGCCGCCGAGGCGGTCGCCGCCGCAGCGGCGCCGTCCGGGGCGCCACCGAGCGCCGGCCTGGGCGCGGTCAGCACCCTGGTGGCCGCCGCCCCGAAGCTGGACGACACGAAGGCCTCGACGGCGCTCGACGCGCTCGTCGGCGCCGACGACCCGGCCTCCGCGCCGGTGCACGCCGTCGTCACCACCGAGCAGCGGCTCTTCCAGCGGGCGGCCTCGCTGCCGGATGCGAAGTCCGCGCTCGCCTCGTGGCTTCCGCCCGGACCGACCGCGATGGCCGACTTTCCGACCGTGCTGCTCTCCGGCGATTGGCTGGCCCAGGAGCAGATCTCCGCGGCCAGCGAGTTCGCGCGCTTCCTGCGCAAACCCGAGCAGCTGGCCGAGCTGGCCAAGGCCGGTTTCCGCGTCGAGGGCCAGCAGCCCCCGGGCAACGACGTGGTGGACTTCGCGCCGGTCGGAGCACCGCTGAATCTGGGCGACAACGCGTTGCGCGCGACCATCGCCGACACCCTGACCACGCCGGCGCAGAGCCCGACGGTCACGATCATGCTCGACCAGTCCATGCCGACCGACGAGGGCGGCAAGCCGCGGCTGACCAACGTCGTCGACGCGCTGAAGGCCCGCCTGCAGGTGCTTCCGCCCGACTCCGGGGTGGGGCTGTGGACCTTCGACGGGGTCTCGGGCCGCTCCGAAGTGAGCCTGGGCGCCCTGTCCGACCAGGTCGACGGCCGGCCGCGCTCGGCCGCGCTGACGGCCGCGCTGGACGGACAGACACCGTCGGGTGGCGGTGCGGTGTCGTTCACCACCCTGCGTCTGGTCTACACCGACGCGTCAGCGAAATACCGTGAGGGCGAGAAGAATTCGGTGCTCGTGATCACCGCAGGTCCGCACACCGACCAGTCGCTGGGCGCCGACGGGCTGCGGCAGTACATCAGCGGCGCCTTCGATCCGGCGAAACCGGTGGCGGTCAACGTCATCGACTTCGGTGACGATCCCGACCGGTCCACCTGGGAGGCCGTCGCGCAGACGACCGGCGGCAGCTACCAGAACGTCGGCAGCTCCGCGGACCCCGCGCTGGCCGCGGCGATCGCCACCCTGTTGGGCTGA
- a CDS encoding PE-PPE domain-containing protein, giving the protein MKRATKAVMTAAALPFAAALPLTFGAGTLPAAAAAASTASSLIPSGPATVLHHGPTPWAMDENLGGALCDAPKVCREVSYDWIQPYGPIEIGMAENVRRLDWAIQYVGSGPKIVYGFSGGARVASVWLRDHADDADAPDPDQLSLVLIGNGGRKYGGVNGWFWGDLLMTPTDTQYDVVDIAREYDPIADFPSNPFNLLALANGIAAFSYVHMRYDDVDLDDPDNIVWKEGKTTYVYVPTEHLPLLQGFYDAGLGSLVADIEPRLREIIDSAYNRTWLEGKPTQGEQNADAPVTASSSTTAARSLLRAAAEDDGNDTVAADDTKTIDDEGTAPATDAGPHDHTAADDAPAPATEDSKDSEDSEDSEDETETAADTDTETDTEVDSENDTDTATSAGGKHRAPLHGTKKTDEKADSDTTDSDTSGTAKAESKTSGATSTTSGASAGGTSDGSGAS; this is encoded by the coding sequence GTGAAGCGAGCGACGAAGGCCGTGATGACCGCGGCGGCACTGCCTTTCGCGGCGGCACTGCCGCTGACGTTCGGCGCCGGCACCCTGCCCGCGGCCGCTGCGGCGGCCAGCACCGCCTCGTCGCTGATCCCGTCCGGTCCGGCCACCGTCCTGCACCACGGTCCGACCCCGTGGGCGATGGACGAGAACCTCGGCGGCGCGCTCTGCGACGCTCCCAAGGTGTGCCGGGAGGTCTCCTACGACTGGATCCAGCCGTACGGCCCCATCGAGATCGGGATGGCCGAGAACGTCCGTCGGCTCGACTGGGCGATTCAGTACGTCGGCTCCGGCCCCAAGATCGTCTACGGCTTCAGCGGCGGCGCCCGGGTGGCCTCGGTCTGGCTGCGCGATCACGCCGATGACGCGGACGCCCCGGATCCCGACCAGCTGTCCCTGGTGCTGATCGGCAACGGGGGCCGCAAGTACGGCGGCGTCAACGGGTGGTTCTGGGGCGACCTCCTGATGACACCCACCGACACCCAGTACGACGTCGTGGACATCGCCCGCGAGTACGACCCCATCGCCGACTTCCCGTCCAACCCCTTCAACCTGCTGGCGCTGGCCAACGGGATCGCGGCGTTCTCGTACGTCCACATGCGCTACGACGACGTCGACCTCGACGATCCCGACAACATCGTCTGGAAAGAGGGCAAGACGACCTACGTCTACGTCCCCACCGAGCACCTCCCGCTGCTGCAGGGCTTCTACGACGCCGGCCTGGGCTCACTGGTCGCCGACATCGAGCCCAGACTCCGCGAGATCATCGACAGCGCCTACAACCGCACCTGGCTGGAGGGCAAGCCGACCCAGGGCGAGCAGAACGCCGATGCGCCGGTGACGGCCTCGTCCAGCACGACCGCCGCGCGCTCGCTGCTGCGAGCCGCCGCCGAGGACGACGGCAACGACACGGTGGCCGCCGACGACACGAAGACCATCGACGACGAGGGGACCGCACCGGCCACCGACGCGGGCCCACACGACCACACTGCTGCTGACGACGCCCCCGCGCCGGCCACCGAAGACTCCAAAGACTCCGAAGACTCCGAAGACTCCGAGGACGAGACCGAAACGGCCGCCGACACCGACACCGAAACCGATACCGAAGTCGACAGCGAGAACGACACCGACACCGCGACGTCGGCGGGCGGCAAGCACCGCGCACCACTGCACGGAACGAAGAAGACCGACGAGAAGGCCGACAGCGACACGACCGACAGCGACACGTCGGGCACCGCGAAGGCCGAGTCCAAGACGTCCGGCGCCACGTCGACGACGTCCGGGGCATCGGCCGGCGGCACCTCGGACGGCAGCGGCGCGAGCTGA
- a CDS encoding alkane 1-monooxygenase produces the protein MPTRRHIRSRGAAPAARDWRDRKRYVWLLGVVIPILVPTSWAAVVLTGSGLFWWSGPMLMFFVIPALDFLVGPDAENPPDSVLAHLEQDRYYRWATYLYLPAQYLSLILGCWLWTGGGGVSMTLPDKIGLMLTVGGIGGIAINTAHELGHQRARSERWLSKIALAQTGYGHFFVEHNRGHHARVATVEDPASSRLGENVYFFYWRSILGSLRSAWSIEARRLRRHGGSVWSLHNDVLNAWLMTVVLFAALIAGFGVEVVPWLIGQALIGVFLLETINYLEHYGLRRQRRADGCYEQVRPSHSWNSNSVISNVFLFHLQRHSDHHANPQRRYQALCHAEEAPQLPAGYAAMVVLALCPPLWRRVMDPRVAGHYRGDLRLAALKPRDAERLLQRS, from the coding sequence ATGCCGACGAGACGGCACATCCGGTCGCGGGGCGCCGCGCCTGCGGCCCGCGACTGGCGCGACCGCAAGCGGTACGTGTGGCTGCTCGGCGTCGTCATCCCTATCCTGGTCCCCACGTCGTGGGCGGCGGTGGTGCTGACGGGGTCGGGCCTGTTCTGGTGGTCCGGTCCGATGCTGATGTTCTTCGTGATCCCCGCCCTGGATTTCCTCGTCGGCCCGGACGCGGAGAACCCGCCCGACAGTGTGCTTGCCCATCTCGAGCAGGACCGCTATTACCGCTGGGCGACCTACCTGTACCTGCCGGCCCAGTACCTGTCGCTGATATTGGGCTGCTGGCTCTGGACCGGCGGGGGCGGGGTGTCAATGACCCTGCCCGACAAGATCGGCCTGATGCTCACCGTCGGCGGCATCGGGGGCATCGCGATCAACACCGCCCACGAGCTGGGTCACCAGCGTGCCCGGTCGGAGCGCTGGCTGAGCAAGATCGCCCTCGCCCAGACCGGCTACGGCCATTTCTTCGTCGAACACAACCGCGGCCATCACGCCCGTGTGGCGACGGTCGAGGACCCGGCCAGCTCCCGGCTGGGTGAGAACGTCTACTTCTTCTATTGGCGGTCCATCCTCGGCAGCCTGCGCTCGGCGTGGTCGATCGAGGCGCGGCGACTGCGGCGCCACGGCGGTTCGGTGTGGAGCCTGCACAACGACGTGCTCAACGCGTGGCTGATGACGGTCGTGCTGTTCGCGGCGCTGATCGCCGGTTTCGGTGTCGAGGTGGTGCCGTGGCTGATCGGTCAGGCGCTGATCGGGGTGTTCCTGCTCGAGACCATCAACTACCTCGAGCACTACGGGCTGCGGCGGCAGCGCCGCGCCGACGGCTGCTACGAGCAGGTCCGGCCGTCACACAGCTGGAACAGCAATTCGGTGATCTCCAACGTGTTCCTGTTCCACCTGCAGCGCCACTCCGATCACCACGCCAACCCGCAGCGCCGCTACCAGGCGCTGTGTCACGCCGAGGAGGCGCCGCAGCTGCCGGCCGGGTACGCGGCCATGGTGGTGCTGGCCCTGTGCCCGCCCCTGTGGCGGCGGGTGATGGATCCTCGGGTGGCCGGGCACTACCGCGGCGACCTCCGGCTGGCCGCGCTCAAGCCGCGCGACGCCGAGCGGCTACTGCAGCGGAGCTGA
- a CDS encoding SDR family NAD(P)-dependent oxidoreductase → MAIKGTAALSQKVAFITGGASGIGAALSEALTAAGAEVWIADRQYDVAEQLAQRLRGSGARAHAVALDVRDPAAFEAAVAEAVRTSGRLDYLFNNAGIGIGGEVDSLTLEDWTDIIDVNLRGVIHGVQAAYPVMIAQGSGHIVNTASMAGLITTSAQAGYSATKHAVVALSKTLRVEAAGHGVQVSVLCPGVVRTPILSGGEYGRNRNVSRENLLKLGEALRPIEPGEFAQQALRGVLRNQAIIVVPRWWKALWYLERLSPALSMRTAAVALKRTREAASAPLQ, encoded by the coding sequence GTGGCAATCAAAGGCACGGCGGCGCTGTCGCAGAAGGTCGCGTTCATCACTGGCGGGGCATCGGGAATCGGCGCGGCCCTGTCCGAAGCGCTGACCGCGGCGGGCGCCGAGGTGTGGATCGCCGACCGTCAGTACGACGTCGCCGAGCAACTGGCACAACGCCTTCGGGGCAGCGGGGCGCGTGCCCACGCGGTCGCGCTCGATGTCCGTGATCCCGCGGCATTCGAGGCCGCCGTCGCCGAGGCGGTGCGGACCAGCGGCCGGCTGGACTATCTGTTCAACAACGCCGGCATCGGCATCGGCGGCGAGGTCGATTCCCTGACCCTGGAGGACTGGACCGACATCATCGACGTGAACCTGCGCGGGGTGATCCACGGGGTGCAGGCCGCCTACCCGGTGATGATCGCGCAGGGAAGCGGGCACATCGTGAACACCGCCTCGATGGCCGGACTGATCACCACGTCCGCGCAGGCGGGGTACTCGGCCACCAAGCACGCCGTCGTCGCGCTGTCGAAGACCCTGCGGGTGGAGGCCGCCGGCCACGGTGTGCAGGTGTCGGTGCTGTGCCCCGGGGTGGTGCGCACGCCGATCCTGTCCGGCGGCGAGTACGGCCGCAACCGCAACGTCAGCCGCGAGAACCTGCTCAAGCTCGGCGAGGCGCTGCGGCCCATCGAGCCGGGGGAGTTCGCCCAGCAGGCACTGCGCGGCGTGCTCCGCAACCAGGCGATCATCGTCGTGCCGCGCTGGTGGAAGGCGTTGTGGTATCTCGAGCGGCTCTCGCCCGCGCTGTCGATGCGTACCGCCGCGGTGGCCCTCAAACGCACCCGCGAGGCGGCGTCAGCTCCGCTGCAGTAG
- a CDS encoding peroxidase family protein gives MTRGFWRKNGVRRGVRILATTHLAPLWLALRATPTVGPLVNRWIINSLVYTMRTRPGALSTMLPWTSWESLHDRTYSQRHLPPDPEFQAGLPAPAAVAALFERRSAACEQSTRSTLLFPLFAQWFVDGFLRTDPRDDTKNTSTHDIDLSQLYGQTADVTRMLRDGAGGRLKTEKSLSAEFPPYLCDPDGVVKAEFADLEIMFRGGDLKADGGGPVPDALRSRLFALGIPRGNIHYGFVMMSTLFLREHNRIAGLISAAHPDWSDDRVFDTTRNTLTVVLLKLVIEDYINHITPIKFPLTVEPGIGASEKWYRQNWMSVEFNLLYRWHSLVPTEVTLGGRRRTFADLWWDTRPVTEHGLSALFDEASRQPCSTIRLGNTDASMLAIEEKSILIGRHAELAPYNDYRRACGFPALRSIGDLTARPEVREALERCYGRDIDRVELFVGLFAEDVRRGSTLPPVMSAMVAVDAFSQALTNPLLDPGVYGEATFSAPGLAVLEETSTLADVVRRNIAGEDPSPRVSLGRRRWR, from the coding sequence GTGACCAGGGGGTTCTGGCGGAAGAACGGCGTCAGACGCGGTGTGCGCATCCTGGCGACCACGCACCTCGCCCCGCTGTGGCTGGCGTTGCGCGCGACTCCGACGGTCGGCCCGCTCGTCAACCGGTGGATCATCAACTCGCTGGTGTACACGATGCGCACCCGGCCCGGGGCGCTGAGCACCATGCTCCCGTGGACGTCGTGGGAGTCGCTGCACGACCGCACCTACAGCCAGCGTCACCTGCCCCCGGATCCAGAGTTCCAGGCCGGCCTGCCCGCGCCGGCCGCCGTCGCGGCGCTGTTCGAGCGGCGCAGCGCCGCCTGCGAACAATCGACGCGCTCGACGCTGCTGTTCCCGCTGTTCGCCCAGTGGTTCGTCGACGGGTTCCTGCGCACCGACCCCCGCGACGACACGAAGAACACCTCGACCCACGACATCGACCTGAGCCAGCTCTACGGACAGACCGCCGACGTCACCCGCATGCTGCGCGACGGCGCCGGCGGCCGATTGAAGACCGAGAAGAGCCTGTCCGCGGAGTTCCCGCCCTACCTCTGCGACCCCGACGGCGTGGTCAAGGCCGAGTTCGCCGACCTCGAGATCATGTTCCGCGGCGGTGACCTGAAGGCCGACGGGGGCGGACCGGTGCCCGACGCGCTGCGCTCCCGGCTGTTCGCGCTCGGCATCCCCCGCGGCAACATCCACTACGGCTTCGTGATGATGAGCACGCTGTTCCTGCGGGAACACAACCGGATCGCGGGCCTGATCAGCGCCGCCCATCCCGACTGGAGCGACGACCGCGTCTTCGACACCACCCGCAACACGCTGACGGTGGTGCTGCTCAAGCTCGTCATCGAGGACTACATCAACCACATCACGCCGATCAAGTTCCCGCTCACGGTCGAACCCGGCATCGGCGCGAGCGAGAAGTGGTACCGACAGAACTGGATGTCGGTCGAGTTCAACCTGCTCTACCGATGGCACTCGCTGGTGCCGACCGAGGTGACCCTCGGCGGACGCCGGCGCACGTTCGCCGACCTCTGGTGGGACACCCGACCGGTCACCGAACACGGCCTGTCGGCGCTGTTCGACGAGGCCTCCCGGCAGCCCTGCAGCACCATCCGGCTGGGCAACACCGACGCGTCGATGCTGGCCATCGAGGAGAAATCGATCCTGATCGGCCGGCACGCCGAACTGGCGCCGTACAACGACTACCGCCGCGCGTGCGGTTTCCCCGCCCTGCGCTCGATCGGCGACCTCACCGCGCGCCCCGAGGTACGCGAGGCCCTCGAGCGCTGCTACGGCCGCGACATCGACCGGGTCGAGTTGTTCGTCGGGCTGTTCGCCGAGGACGTGCGGCGCGGCAGCACGCTCCCGCCGGTCATGAGTGCGATGGTGGCGGTCGACGCGTTCTCCCAGGCGCTGACCAACCCGCTGCTCGACCCGGGTGTGTACGGTGAGGCGACGTTCTCGGCACCGGGCCTGGCGGTGCTGGAGGAGACGTCGACGCTGGCCGACGTCGTGCGGCGCAACATCGCCGGGGAGGATCCGTCGCCACGGGTCAGTCTCGGCCGCCGACGGTGGCGTTGA
- a CDS encoding cutinase family protein — translation MVLRRVLGSLGAAMALPAALVSCVAAAPPVAAQPCPDIEVIFARGTGAEPGLGFVGDAFVDALRSKVGGRSVGAYAVNYPAGWNFDSSAPAGAADATGRVQWMADNCPNTKLVLGGMSQGAGVIDLITVDARPLGRFTPNPLPPRLADHVAAVAVFGNPLRDVPGGGPLPALSGTFGSRTIDMCALDDIFCTKGLSLGAHFSYVENGMVNQAADFVAGRV, via the coding sequence ATGGTCCTGCGGCGTGTTCTCGGCTCCCTCGGTGCGGCGATGGCGCTCCCGGCCGCCCTGGTGTCCTGCGTGGCCGCCGCGCCGCCGGTGGCCGCGCAGCCCTGCCCCGACATCGAGGTGATCTTCGCCCGCGGTACCGGCGCCGAACCCGGCCTGGGATTCGTCGGTGACGCGTTCGTCGACGCGCTGCGCTCCAAGGTCGGCGGCCGCTCGGTCGGGGCCTACGCGGTCAACTACCCGGCGGGCTGGAACTTCGACTCCTCGGCTCCGGCGGGTGCGGCGGACGCGACGGGCCGCGTGCAGTGGATGGCCGACAACTGCCCGAACACCAAGCTGGTGCTCGGCGGGATGTCTCAGGGTGCCGGCGTGATCGACCTGATCACCGTCGACGCCCGGCCCCTCGGGCGGTTCACGCCCAATCCTCTGCCGCCGCGGCTCGCCGACCATGTGGCCGCCGTCGCCGTGTTCGGCAATCCGCTGCGTGACGTCCCCGGCGGCGGGCCGCTGCCGGCGCTGAGCGGCACGTTCGGCTCGAGGACCATCGACATGTGCGCGCTCGACGACATCTTCTGCACCAAGGGTCTGAGCCTTGGTGCGCACTTCTCCTACGTCGAGAACGGCATGGTCAATCAGGCGGCGGACTTCGTCGCCGGCCGGGTCTGA
- a CDS encoding flavin-containing monooxygenase: protein MHVPQYDAIVVGAGFGGMGASIQLKKMGYDNILILDREDDLGGTWYVNHYPGLAVDIPSPTYSYWFEPNPRWSRLYAPGSELKEYADHVADKYDVRRHMRFNAPVDGARWDEENRCWQVVLSSGETLTSRFLITATGYLSQPRNPVIPGIDDFTGRVIHSMDWDDSYSPAGERIGLIGTGATAVQLIPELSKTAADVTVYQRTPIHVVPKLDFAIPTPVRRLFARIPLLQRAFRFTTDINLEVMMILSVVNYKYFRQLNVGASYLSALLRFLSIRDRKLRAQLTPDYDFGCKRPTYSNTYYATLAKPHVHLQTAGIERIVSDGILACDGTKTTIDTLVLCTGFDIWEANIPAIEVIGRDARNLGKWWRDNGFQAYQGVTVPAFPNFISLAGPYASSGLSYFNTMEYQMRHMDRLFGELHRRGATTFEVTDEANTSFRERMAAKLGKTVFRQGDCARSRSYYFSPTGETLVRPASTNETNRENDNFPLSDYSFA from the coding sequence ATGCATGTGCCGCAGTACGACGCGATCGTCGTGGGCGCCGGTTTCGGCGGGATGGGTGCTTCGATCCAGCTCAAGAAGATGGGCTACGACAACATCCTGATCCTCGACCGCGAGGACGACCTCGGCGGCACGTGGTACGTCAACCACTACCCCGGCCTCGCCGTCGACATCCCGTCGCCGACGTACTCCTACTGGTTCGAGCCCAACCCGCGCTGGTCGCGGCTCTACGCACCGGGATCGGAGCTCAAGGAGTACGCCGACCACGTCGCCGACAAGTACGACGTGCGCCGGCACATGCGGTTCAACGCCCCCGTCGACGGGGCCCGCTGGGACGAAGAGAACCGGTGCTGGCAGGTCGTCCTCTCCAGCGGGGAGACCCTGACCTCCCGGTTCCTGATCACCGCGACCGGCTACCTGTCGCAGCCGCGCAACCCCGTCATCCCGGGCATCGACGATTTCACCGGGCGGGTCATCCACAGCATGGACTGGGATGACAGCTACTCCCCCGCCGGTGAGCGCATCGGCCTGATCGGCACCGGCGCGACGGCGGTCCAGCTCATCCCGGAACTGTCGAAGACGGCCGCCGACGTGACCGTCTACCAGCGCACACCGATCCATGTGGTGCCCAAACTCGACTTCGCGATCCCCACGCCGGTGCGCCGGCTGTTCGCTCGCATTCCTTTGCTGCAGCGCGCTTTCCGGTTCACCACCGACATCAATCTCGAAGTGATGATGATCCTGTCGGTGGTCAACTACAAGTACTTCCGGCAGCTCAACGTCGGCGCGTCCTACCTGTCGGCGTTGCTGCGGTTCCTGTCGATCCGCGACCGCAAGCTGCGCGCCCAGCTGACTCCCGACTACGACTTCGGCTGCAAACGCCCGACGTACTCGAACACCTACTACGCCACGCTGGCCAAACCGCACGTGCACCTGCAGACCGCGGGCATCGAGCGCATCGTCAGCGACGGCATCCTCGCGTGCGACGGGACCAAGACCACGATCGACACGTTGGTGCTGTGCACCGGTTTCGACATCTGGGAGGCCAACATCCCGGCGATCGAGGTGATCGGCCGCGATGCGCGCAATCTCGGTAAGTGGTGGCGAGACAACGGGTTCCAGGCCTATCAGGGCGTCACCGTCCCGGCCTTCCCGAACTTCATCAGCCTCGCCGGCCCCTACGCCTCCAGCGGCTTGTCGTACTTCAACACCATGGAGTACCAGATGCGCCACATGGACCGACTTTTCGGGGAGTTGCACCGGCGCGGTGCGACCACCTTCGAGGTCACCGACGAGGCCAACACCTCGTTCCGCGAACGGATGGCGGCCAAGCTCGGCAAGACGGTGTTCCGCCAAGGCGATTGCGCCCGGTCGCGGTCCTACTACTTCAGCCCCACCGGCGAGACCCTGGTCCGGCCGGCGTCGACCAACGAGACCAACCGGGAGAACGACAACTTCCCGCTCAGCGACTACTCTTTCGCCTGA